In Leptospira limi, a single genomic region encodes these proteins:
- a CDS encoding tetratricopeptide repeat protein has product MSRVIVSLAGLLFIVAGLSTAYYQTNISAKEDQSQLVLEKIAEGEEYLKQTNPHSKEKAIVIFSELAGKQGLEKYEFQIKYNQARALEKNSDFYPALDIYKDLKKNSNWKQEDRDKLSYSLGNLLLKIGNEPEGKAHLESVLQSSSDNKLRSKTFMALADHYYKIGQYETARKNYVLSLQEDPNHTESRIGWGRTLRKLGKDWASFDVFDEYIETQDGLAGADEKVVGEYKDSVFKEAKDNYTKKQYAKSIELFQKSLTVNPSPKKEEEALYYIALAYDAIGKQTESLTYINKVLNNSDYSLDQASLYKKGTIYFRQGKFEKAAGIFQTIVDKYPKNQITDKAIAWKKESLDQFTDHNDLEDSDVSSDSNSNKPNSYSGKPDSGNDLEF; this is encoded by the coding sequence ATGAGTCGAGTGATCGTATCCTTAGCAGGTTTGTTATTTATTGTAGCTGGACTCTCCACTGCCTATTACCAAACCAATATTTCTGCAAAAGAAGACCAGTCTCAATTGGTATTAGAAAAAATTGCAGAAGGTGAAGAGTATCTAAAACAAACAAATCCACATAGCAAAGAGAAGGCGATTGTTATCTTTTCTGAATTAGCTGGTAAACAAGGTTTGGAAAAATATGAATTTCAAATTAAATACAACCAAGCAAGAGCTTTGGAAAAAAATTCAGATTTTTATCCAGCATTGGACATCTATAAAGATCTCAAAAAAAATTCAAACTGGAAACAAGAAGATCGAGATAAACTGAGTTATTCTTTGGGAAATTTGCTTTTAAAGATAGGAAATGAACCAGAAGGGAAGGCGCATCTGGAATCGGTTTTACAATCTAGTTCCGACAATAAACTTCGCTCCAAAACCTTCATGGCACTTGCTGACCATTATTACAAAATTGGGCAGTATGAAACCGCTCGTAAAAATTATGTTTTATCTTTGCAAGAAGATCCTAACCATACGGAATCAAGAATTGGTTGGGGGCGTACTTTACGCAAATTAGGAAAAGATTGGGCATCATTTGATGTATTTGATGAATACATCGAAACCCAAGATGGACTTGCTGGCGCGGATGAAAAAGTAGTGGGTGAGTATAAAGACTCAGTATTCAAAGAAGCAAAAGACAATTATACTAAAAAACAATATGCGAAATCAATTGAATTGTTTCAAAAATCTTTAACGGTGAATCCTTCTCCTAAAAAAGAAGAAGAAGCTTTGTATTATATTGCACTAGCTTATGATGCAATAGGAAAACAAACTGAATCACTTACATATATCAATAAGGTATTGAATAATAGTGATTATTCTTTAGACCAAGCTTCACTTTATAAAAAGGGAACAATTTACTTCAGACAAGGTAAGTTTGAAAAAGCAGCCGGTATTTTCCAAACCATTGTAGACAAATACCCTAAAAACCAGATTACCGACAAGGCGATTGCATGGAAAAAAGAATCACTAGATCAGTTTACTGACCACAATGATTTAGAAGATTCTGATGTATCGTCAGATTCTAATTCAAATAAACCGAATTCTTATTCAGGGAAACCTGATTCGGGAAATGATTTAGAATTTTAG